A genome region from Psychrobacter jeotgali includes the following:
- the rimI gene encoding ribosomal protein S18-alanine N-acetyltransferase: protein MFTIQSLPTTPTERQWALEAVASIEAVIQPEDAWGLSVINDLLEQQSIHLMLAVSCAAANIVGYCLYQVVFEQAEILRIGTHPNYQRQGIASQLFVQLNDILTVQAVESLLLEVRADNLAAIALYKQQGFKVIHRRSGYYQSAHKTAVDALIMQRTYIE from the coding sequence TTGTTTACCATACAATCTCTACCCACTACGCCAACAGAGCGTCAATGGGCTCTTGAAGCGGTTGCTAGCATCGAAGCGGTCATTCAGCCAGAAGATGCCTGGGGTCTGTCAGTGATTAACGATCTTCTTGAGCAACAAAGCATTCATCTAATGCTAGCTGTTAGTTGTGCTGCTGCTAATATTGTTGGTTATTGCCTATATCAAGTGGTGTTTGAGCAGGCAGAAATATTGCGCATAGGTACCCATCCTAACTATCAGCGTCAAGGCATTGCTTCCCAATTATTTGTTCAATTAAACGATATTTTAACTGTTCAAGCGGTTGAAAGCTTGCTATTAGAAGTGCGAGCGGATAATTTAGCGGCTATAGCCTTGTATAAACAGCAAGGGTTCAAGGTTATTCATCGACGTTCAGGCTATTATCAATCCGCACACAAAACGGCTGTCGATGCCTTGATTATGCAACGTACTTATATAGAGTAG
- a CDS encoding MerR family transcriptional regulator, which translates to MVTETSYLLIGALASQANTTKDTVRHYDQLGLLKSRKRQAGSRFYTEFHPDCIERIELIKGAQAVGFTLTEIKNSLNDYYDGQLDLDWQINAVRQKLTQIREQQTNINLMVEMLNQRLETLERMKKNNNDLTPVLKLDY; encoded by the coding sequence ATGGTAACAGAGACCTCGTACTTGCTCATTGGTGCTTTAGCATCACAGGCCAATACTACCAAAGATACGGTGCGCCATTACGATCAATTGGGACTGCTAAAATCTCGTAAGCGCCAAGCGGGCTCTCGGTTTTATACGGAGTTTCATCCTGATTGTATCGAGCGTATTGAGCTGATAAAAGGAGCGCAAGCGGTAGGCTTTACCTTAACCGAAATCAAAAACAGCCTCAATGATTATTACGATGGGCAACTAGATTTAGATTGGCAAATCAATGCAGTAAGGCAAAAGCTGACTCAAATCCGCGAACAGCAAACCAATATTAATCTGATGGTCGAGATGTTAAATCAACGCCTTGAAACGCTTGAGCGCATGAAAAAAAATAATAACGATCTTACCCCGGTGTTAAAACTGGATTATTGA
- the aat gene encoding leucyl/phenylalanyl-tRNA--protein transferase — MSTSDSNSTAYDSNPNNSTANKSHLHAANLTPETLKGLGRYDFPAPADVDPDGIGIVAVGGDLAPETLISAYAQGLFPWFNEDEPIAWWSPEPRCVMVPNQYVPSKSLRKQARRERWQITLNQAFEQVIHACSLPRYDGFNDELSAGEHTWIHDEMISAYAELHAYGFAHSIEVWDENQQLIGGLYGLKIGRIYFGESMFHRTSNASKIAFWGLMRLCEQSDIGLVDCQLPNDHLLSLGASIMARDDFLIKLDKLIATPAAIWQPDSYQPLAVAQLDATAPWQWQD, encoded by the coding sequence GTGAGCACCTCTGACAGTAATAGCACTGCCTATGACAGTAATCCAAATAATAGCACTGCTAATAAGTCACATCTGCATGCAGCGAACCTTACGCCTGAGACCCTAAAAGGTCTTGGGCGTTATGATTTCCCCGCACCTGCAGACGTTGATCCTGACGGTATTGGCATCGTAGCTGTAGGCGGCGATTTGGCACCGGAAACTTTGATATCAGCTTATGCTCAAGGGCTGTTCCCTTGGTTTAATGAAGATGAGCCTATTGCTTGGTGGAGCCCTGAGCCGCGCTGTGTGATGGTACCAAATCAATACGTCCCTAGTAAGTCTTTACGTAAACAAGCACGCCGTGAGCGCTGGCAGATCACTCTCAATCAAGCTTTTGAACAGGTGATCCATGCCTGTAGTCTACCGCGCTATGACGGTTTCAATGATGAGCTATCTGCAGGCGAGCATACTTGGATTCATGATGAGATGATTAGTGCTTATGCGGAGCTACATGCTTATGGTTTTGCTCATAGCATTGAGGTTTGGGATGAAAACCAGCAATTAATTGGCGGTTTATATGGGCTCAAAATAGGCCGTATCTACTTTGGCGAATCCATGTTCCACCGCACCTCTAATGCCTCCAAAATAGCCTTTTGGGGATTGATGAGATTATGCGAACAAAGCGATATCGGCTTAGTAGATTGCCAATTACCTAACGACCATTTATTAAGCTTGGGAGCAAGCATTATGGCACGTGATGACTTCCTGATTAAGCTTGATAAGCTTATTGCAACACCTGCAGCTATTTGGCAGCCCGATTCATACCAACCATTAGCCGTTGCTCAATTGGACGCTACCGCTCCTTGGCAATGGCAAGATTAA
- the trxB gene encoding thioredoxin-disulfide reductase: MATDNTPLDQQPRHEKLIILGSGPAGYAAAVYAARANLKPVMITGLEVGGQLTTTTDVDNWPGDAHDLQGPVLMERMKTHAERFGTELVYDHIDAVNLNVRPFQLTGNNGKYTCDALIISTGASAQYLGLESEQKFRGLGVSACATCDGFFYRDQKVAVIGGGNTAVEEALYLSNIASEVTLVHRRDSLRSEKILQDKLFEKAKNGNVKIEWNHKVKEVVGDDMGVNGIIIESTEDGSTKQLDSMGMFVAIGHKPNTDLFKGQLDMQDGYLIVNSGLNGNATQTSIEGVFAAGDVADHVYRQAITSAGTGCMAALDAEKYLDAIGETIAKDHTYASTLTADKEA; the protein is encoded by the coding sequence ATGGCCACTGACAATACCCCACTCGATCAACAACCCCGCCACGAAAAGCTCATTATTTTAGGTTCAGGCCCTGCTGGCTATGCTGCTGCCGTTTATGCGGCACGTGCTAACTTAAAACCGGTTATGATTACCGGTTTAGAAGTTGGTGGACAGCTGACAACCACCACTGACGTCGATAACTGGCCCGGCGATGCCCATGATTTGCAAGGCCCTGTACTTATGGAGCGTATGAAAACCCATGCGGAGCGTTTCGGTACCGAGCTGGTTTATGATCATATTGACGCCGTAAACTTGAACGTACGCCCTTTTCAACTGACTGGCAATAATGGTAAATATACTTGTGATGCTTTAATCATTTCAACCGGAGCCTCTGCCCAATACCTAGGTCTAGAATCAGAACAAAAATTCCGCGGATTAGGCGTATCAGCTTGTGCTACTTGTGATGGTTTCTTTTATAGAGATCAAAAAGTAGCAGTTATCGGTGGCGGTAATACTGCAGTTGAGGAAGCGCTTTATTTATCTAATATTGCCTCTGAAGTTACCTTAGTACATCGCCGTGATAGCCTACGCTCAGAGAAAATCTTGCAAGATAAGTTATTTGAAAAGGCCAAAAACGGTAACGTCAAAATCGAATGGAACCATAAGGTAAAAGAAGTAGTGGGTGATGATATGGGCGTAAACGGTATCATTATCGAATCGACCGAAGACGGCAGCACCAAGCAATTAGATAGCATGGGCATGTTCGTCGCCATTGGTCATAAGCCCAATACCGATCTCTTCAAAGGTCAGCTGGATATGCAAGATGGCTACCTTATAGTCAATAGCGGCCTTAATGGTAATGCCACCCAAACCAGTATTGAAGGGGTATTTGCCGCAGGGGATGTAGCCGATCACGTTTATCGTCAAGCGATTACCTCTGCTGGTACCGGCTGTATGGCTGCACTTGATGCCGAAAAATATTTGGATGCTATCGGCGAAACTATAGCTAAAGATCATACTTATGCTTCAACTTTGACCGCAGATAAAGAGGCTTAA
- a CDS encoding DNA translocase FtsK 4TM domain-containing protein: MISAPLIEYLKKGIFTILGLILAVYLFVILLTYTGNDPSWSHISSDMTTINNMGGAMGAWLSDLLYSFFGFGAWWLLVFIVYESILIWWENKPTFWPLRLISYVFLLLSASALFAQAIALIQHVADPVTTGLKGVAGGIVGLELQARLAQLLTSWGNLVFLTLFVIITATFAFNIHWQTLYYKLTNLGWLGSGIKDESAVSSTPAQSETSLADNQPLVADSESTTSRARAKKDKPDYGQLPLELQPAYSNNVSHAEDNSGRFGNVLNDFLAKSGLGASIKASMAEAEKTTEAHNINDGEESSLSTSSAAVSADNQPSSVTILKPNPEAAARKVEPSFAWNDAETVDDLLATEGFTEGFDAPEPPRETALSVPTAAPISASVSTSPIHTDAAATDVDELADAWLAEHEPTAVIESEAELKTEADYTVNEQQSALVNDKPAPATNAEPVVEPSTPAVSEHQQSPPALDTNQIHKVNDINEKQVADTPSVAPADMTPTNTPPANPKAAPTVESAQAASETQPTATKPTMSFAVPDGDASNHITDMMPDDSSPDEAPTMPDIHDDAAFAKRSRAMQTAEYRGALTPIPEISILDKPDPDRKPSYTIAELEQLSELLEIKLQEFNVKAEVVNAIPGPVVTRFEVDLAAGVKASKVTGISRDLARSLSMASLRVVEVIPGKPYIGIEVPNKKREMVRLIELLNTDKYKDPKAQISMAMGKDIGGNPIITDLARAPHMLVAGTTGSGKSVLVNSMLLSMLLKYTPNELRLILIDPKQLELANYNDIPHLLTPVVTDMTEAASSLSWCVAEMERRYQLMSLLKVRKLNEFNKKVRAAEKAGKPMLDPLWRPNDNVSIDQAPKLKTLPMIVIVADEFADMIMQVGKQAEELITRLAQKSRAAGIHLMLATQRPSVDVITGLIKANIPVRAALRVNSKVDSRTILDSGGAEDMLGNGDMLFLGPGQIEPDRVHGAYVSDEEVNRVCDAWRERGAPDYIDNMAGNFELSSPSGGSTGSPSGEDDDLYNDAVAFIMETRKVSASSIQRKFSIGYNRAARIVDSMEEAGLVSSMGKSGKRELLM; this comes from the coding sequence GTGATATCAGCACCACTTATTGAGTATTTAAAAAAAGGGATATTTACCATCCTCGGGTTAATATTGGCCGTTTATTTGTTTGTCATTTTGTTGACTTATACTGGCAATGACCCTAGCTGGTCGCATATCAGTAGTGATATGACTACCATCAATAATATGGGCGGGGCGATGGGTGCATGGTTATCTGATTTGCTCTATAGCTTCTTTGGTTTTGGCGCTTGGTGGTTGTTGGTTTTTATAGTTTATGAGTCTATTTTAATTTGGTGGGAAAACAAACCCACTTTTTGGCCACTACGGCTGATCTCTTATGTATTTTTACTATTAAGTGCTAGCGCCCTATTTGCGCAGGCTATAGCATTGATTCAGCATGTCGCTGATCCAGTAACGACAGGGTTAAAAGGGGTAGCTGGCGGTATAGTCGGGCTGGAGTTACAAGCGCGTTTAGCTCAACTATTAACCTCGTGGGGCAATCTGGTATTTTTGACTTTATTTGTCATTATTACCGCCACTTTTGCTTTTAATATCCATTGGCAGACGCTTTATTATAAGTTAACCAATTTAGGATGGCTGGGCTCTGGGATCAAAGATGAGAGTGCGGTCTCGTCTACGCCAGCGCAAAGTGAGACTAGTCTGGCGGACAATCAGCCTTTAGTTGCTGATAGCGAGTCTACTACAAGCAGAGCTCGAGCTAAAAAAGACAAGCCAGATTATGGGCAACTCCCGTTAGAGCTCCAGCCCGCTTATTCTAATAACGTTAGTCATGCTGAGGATAATAGTGGGCGTTTTGGTAATGTGCTCAATGATTTTTTGGCAAAGTCAGGTTTAGGCGCGAGCATCAAAGCTTCTATGGCTGAAGCAGAAAAGACGACAGAGGCTCATAATATAAATGATGGAGAGGAAAGCTCTTTAAGCACTTCATCTGCTGCTGTATCCGCTGATAATCAGCCTAGCAGTGTCACCATTCTAAAACCTAATCCTGAGGCTGCTGCACGAAAAGTTGAGCCGAGCTTTGCTTGGAATGACGCAGAGACGGTGGATGATTTGCTGGCGACCGAAGGCTTTACTGAGGGCTTTGATGCGCCTGAACCTCCCAGAGAGACGGCTTTATCAGTACCGACGGCAGCACCAATATCAGCATCAGTATCAACGTCTCCAATCCATACCGACGCAGCAGCAACCGACGTAGATGAACTTGCCGATGCTTGGTTGGCGGAGCATGAGCCTACTGCTGTTATTGAGTCTGAGGCTGAGCTTAAGACTGAAGCTGATTATACGGTTAATGAGCAGCAATCAGCGCTAGTTAACGATAAACCAGCGCCTGCAACTAATGCTGAACCAGTGGTGGAGCCGTCTACACCAGCAGTATCAGAGCATCAACAGTCACCACCGGCACTTGATACTAATCAGATTCATAAAGTTAATGACATTAATGAAAAACAGGTTGCTGATACTCCATCAGTAGCGCCAGCGGATATGACCCCAACCAATACACCGCCTGCAAATCCAAAAGCGGCGCCAACGGTTGAGAGCGCTCAAGCAGCTTCCGAGACTCAACCAACAGCAACCAAACCAACCATGAGTTTTGCAGTTCCTGATGGGGATGCGAGTAATCATATTACCGATATGATGCCGGATGACAGTAGCCCTGATGAAGCGCCTACTATGCCGGATATTCATGACGATGCTGCCTTTGCTAAACGTTCGCGGGCGATGCAAACGGCTGAATACCGTGGCGCTTTGACGCCTATTCCAGAGATATCTATCCTTGATAAGCCCGATCCTGACCGTAAGCCCAGCTATACTATAGCTGAGCTTGAGCAGCTATCAGAGCTGCTGGAGATTAAGCTGCAAGAATTTAATGTAAAAGCAGAAGTGGTTAATGCTATTCCAGGTCCAGTAGTGACTCGCTTCGAGGTTGATCTCGCTGCTGGAGTCAAGGCCAGCAAGGTGACAGGCATCTCGCGCGACTTAGCCCGTTCATTATCTATGGCGTCTTTGCGGGTGGTTGAGGTCATACCGGGCAAGCCTTATATCGGTATCGAAGTACCGAATAAAAAACGCGAAATGGTGCGCCTGATTGAGCTATTAAATACCGACAAGTATAAAGACCCTAAAGCACAAATCAGTATGGCGATGGGTAAAGATATCGGTGGCAATCCCATTATCACTGACCTTGCTCGGGCGCCGCATATGCTGGTGGCGGGTACTACAGGTTCAGGTAAGTCAGTACTGGTCAACTCCATGCTGCTATCGATGCTACTGAAATATACACCTAACGAGCTAAGGCTTATCCTGATTGACCCCAAACAGCTTGAGCTTGCCAACTATAATGATATTCCGCATCTACTTACGCCAGTGGTGACGGATATGACCGAGGCTGCGAGTAGTCTGTCATGGTGTGTGGCTGAGATGGAGCGCCGTTATCAGCTGATGAGTCTACTTAAAGTACGTAAGCTTAATGAGTTCAATAAAAAGGTTCGGGCGGCTGAAAAAGCAGGTAAGCCTATGCTTGATCCGCTCTGGCGTCCTAATGATAATGTCAGTATCGATCAGGCGCCCAAGCTTAAAACCCTGCCGATGATTGTCATCGTCGCCGATGAGTTTGCCGATATGATTATGCAGGTGGGTAAGCAAGCTGAAGAGCTAATTACTCGACTGGCACAAAAGTCGCGAGCCGCAGGCATTCATTTAATGCTCGCGACTCAGCGTCCATCCGTCGATGTCATTACTGGTTTGATTAAGGCTAACATTCCGGTACGGGCAGCGCTACGCGTCAACTCAAAAGTCGATTCACGGACGATTTTGGACAGTGGCGGCGCTGAAGACATGCTCGGTAACGGTGATATGCTGTTCTTGGGGCCGGGGCAGATTGAGCCGGATCGTGTTCATGGTGCCTATGTCAGCGATGAGGAAGTCAACCGCGTCTGTGATGCGTGGCGTGAGCGCGGCGCTCCTGATTATATCGATAATATGGCGGGTAACTTTGAATTATCGAGTCCGAGCGGCGGCAGTACGGGCAGTCCATCTGGTGAAGATGATGACTTATATAATGATGCAGTAGCCTTTATTATGGAAACCCGTAAAGTATCCGCCTCCAGCATCCAGCGTAAATTTAGCATCGGTTATAACCGTGCCGCCCGTATCGTTGATTCTATGGAGGAGGCCGGACTGGTCAGCTCCATGGGTAAAAGCGGTAAGCGTGAGCTGCTGATGTAA
- a CDS encoding WG repeat-containing protein gives MFKSKEILFALFTILFCQNAQAAEECFKPSIEGIVETDVFCAIDTINLYRSDSEKSPSEKYVTFRKDKLYGIADIKGKVIVPPIYQEVGEQGFVDEVIPVKRQNKWGYVNILGSEFIPTRYDYVSYFFNDYGLAVADDEGKTGCIDINGIAVIPIIYDANSSCEFDEGYDVGVDKKWLEVGIEHDDKNNYHFGCVDRENNIIVPLRYLASICNFGKELRQDSPDFQGKYSMAIDMKTQKRGLIDKTGKFVFPVIYDSITEIDPDWYLVSVNDKYGYIDEQRKVLIPFKFDNAFGFYDNLARVFVEEGIGYIDRQGDYVIEPKPYTAASDFEYGLAIVSNGEWLTSSWKSGLIDKQGRLLLPIIYDYIRILGANEVEVKKDGVISIINNL, from the coding sequence ATGTTTAAGTCCAAAGAAATTCTGTTTGCGTTATTCACAATCCTTTTTTGCCAAAACGCTCAAGCAGCAGAGGAGTGTTTCAAGCCTAGTATCGAGGGTATTGTTGAAACGGATGTTTTCTGTGCTATAGATACGATTAACTTATATCGTTCTGACTCTGAAAAATCTCCTTCAGAGAAGTACGTTACTTTTCGAAAAGATAAGTTATATGGTATAGCAGATATAAAGGGAAAAGTTATTGTGCCCCCTATTTATCAAGAAGTTGGTGAACAAGGGTTTGTCGATGAAGTTATACCAGTTAAACGACAAAATAAATGGGGCTATGTAAATATATTAGGAAGTGAGTTTATTCCTACAAGATATGACTATGTTAGTTATTTCTTTAATGACTATGGTTTGGCGGTAGCAGATGATGAGGGCAAAACGGGTTGTATTGATATCAATGGCATAGCTGTTATTCCAATAATATATGATGCAAACTCATCATGTGAATTTGATGAAGGCTACGATGTTGGAGTTGACAAAAAATGGCTGGAAGTTGGTATTGAGCATGACGATAAGAACAACTACCATTTCGGCTGCGTAGACAGAGAAAACAACATTATAGTTCCATTAAGGTATTTAGCTAGTATCTGTAATTTTGGCAAAGAGCTTCGTCAAGATAGTCCTGATTTTCAAGGTAAATATAGTATGGCTATCGATATGAAAACTCAAAAGCGCGGCCTGATTGATAAAACAGGTAAGTTTGTTTTTCCCGTCATCTATGATTCGATAACTGAGATTGATCCGGATTGGTATCTTGTTAGTGTAAATGATAAATACGGATATATTGATGAGCAGCGTAAAGTCCTCATTCCCTTCAAATTCGATAATGCTTTCGGGTTTTATGATAATTTAGCCAGAGTTTTTGTGGAAGAAGGCATCGGCTATATTGATAGGCAAGGGGACTATGTTATTGAGCCAAAACCTTATACAGCAGCTTCAGATTTTGAGTATGGACTAGCTATTGTAAGCAATGGTGAATGGCTAACCTCTAGCTGGAAGAGTGGTCTAATTGACAAGCAAGGCCGTCTATTATTGCCAATTATTTACGACTATATTAGGATATTAGGAGCTAATGAAGTAGAGGTAAAAAAGGATGGTGTAATCTCTATTATTAATAATCTTTGA
- a CDS encoding amidase — MFKEYTQYDALGLAALVNSGQISAKELLDAATDQANKLNPKLNAIIHRFDERAYNAAQAGLPKGAFNGVPYLLKDLSFYFEGEPLTMGSRSVNIIPDYDSEIVKRMKATGVNTFGKTNTPEFGLIITTEPKAHGATHNPFKKGYSSGGSSGGSAAAVSSGIVPMAGAGDGGGSIRFPAAWCGVIGLKPSRGRNPLGPALGEGWDGAVADHVITRSVRDSAAMLDATSGSEIGAPYVIAPPTGSFLQAAMRAPKPLKIALHQQPLIANTVVDKEVLAVLEETAKQLEAMGHTVVAAEPNINIEKFWHNFMVVVCAHTAFTIDNIESCYGAEHIKNLEPQTYNMAMLGRSLSAVDLVHAKQGWHETQYQTGLLLEQYDMILCPTIPTTAVKHGVLPPSRVDEMLMNTSGLLSKGINMGKYTFSSGMIEKLSHPVLSKMAFTLLGNVTGLPAISLPMGMSKKGLPIGMQLIGRMNDETTLFSVAGELERAGLFTKLAFEK, encoded by the coding sequence ATGTTTAAAGAATATACCCAATATGACGCATTAGGACTAGCGGCACTAGTCAATTCAGGACAGATCAGTGCCAAAGAATTACTAGATGCTGCTACCGACCAAGCCAATAAGCTCAATCCTAAGTTGAATGCTATTATTCATCGCTTTGATGAGCGCGCTTATAATGCCGCGCAGGCAGGATTACCGAAAGGGGCATTTAATGGCGTCCCCTATTTGCTAAAGGATCTGTCTTTTTATTTTGAAGGCGAGCCTTTAACCATGGGCAGCCGCAGCGTCAATATCATACCTGATTATGACAGCGAAATTGTCAAACGTATGAAAGCTACCGGTGTTAATACCTTTGGTAAGACCAATACTCCTGAGTTTGGTTTAATCATTACTACCGAGCCCAAAGCCCACGGTGCTACCCATAATCCGTTCAAAAAAGGCTATAGCTCTGGCGGCTCATCGGGCGGCAGTGCAGCAGCGGTGAGCAGCGGTATCGTACCAATGGCAGGGGCGGGCGATGGCGGCGGCTCGATACGTTTCCCAGCGGCATGGTGCGGAGTGATCGGGCTTAAACCTAGCCGTGGCCGTAACCCATTAGGTCCAGCACTGGGCGAAGGTTGGGATGGTGCAGTTGCCGATCATGTGATCACACGCAGTGTGCGCGATAGTGCAGCGATGCTTGATGCGACCAGCGGTAGTGAGATTGGTGCGCCTTATGTTATTGCACCGCCGACAGGCTCGTTTTTACAGGCAGCAATGCGGGCGCCAAAACCTTTAAAGATTGCCCTGCATCAGCAGCCACTTATCGCTAATACGGTGGTTGATAAAGAGGTATTGGCGGTACTTGAAGAGACGGCCAAACAACTAGAAGCCATGGGACATACCGTCGTTGCTGCTGAGCCTAATATCAATATTGAAAAGTTTTGGCATAACTTTATGGTAGTAGTCTGCGCTCATACCGCTTTTACTATCGATAATATTGAGAGTTGCTACGGAGCAGAGCATATTAAAAACCTCGAACCGCAAACTTATAATATGGCGATGCTCGGGCGCTCCTTATCTGCAGTAGATTTAGTTCACGCCAAACAAGGCTGGCATGAGACCCAGTATCAGACCGGTTTACTACTTGAGCAATATGACATGATCCTTTGTCCGACCATACCGACCACGGCGGTTAAGCACGGAGTATTGCCGCCAAGCCGAGTGGATGAGATGCTGATGAATACCTCGGGTTTACTCAGTAAAGGCATTAATATGGGTAAATATACTTTTAGCTCAGGTATGATCGAGAAGCTTAGCCATCCAGTACTTAGCAAGATGGCCTTTACTTTGCTAGGTAATGTTACGGGGTTGCCGGCGATATCGCTACCTATGGGTATGAGTAAGAAGGGCTTACCTATCGGCATGCAGCTGATTGGGCGTATGAATGATGAGACCACTTTATTTAGTGTAGCAGGGGAGCTAGAAAGGGCAGGATTATTTACCAAGCTTGCGTTTGAAAAGTAG
- a CDS encoding DODA-type extradiol aromatic ring-opening family dioxygenase, whose product MTNSKPAYPSRRYPDNYHNHTAATIPITGVVAWEDAPASLANAARLPSLFISHGAPTLAIEQSATTSALARIGYNLPKPRAIIIMSAHWQSAKLEISSNPQPKTWHDFSGFDPELYELQYPAVGHALLAESLAQQLTAHGIACSLNPMRVWDHGVWAPLRHLYPQADVPIVQISLPQHYDSVACYQLGAQLAKLREQQILIIGSGNITHNMQAMRWQADSIDERAKDFKLWLLQQLKTDIPSALDWQQYPDHKNIHPSAEHLLPLFFALGAGQRVSVVHQSMAHHSLGMDIYRFD is encoded by the coding sequence ATGACTAATTCAAAACCTGCCTATCCTAGCCGCCGTTATCCTGATAATTATCATAACCATACTGCAGCTACCATCCCTATCACCGGGGTAGTCGCTTGGGAAGATGCGCCTGCAAGCTTAGCCAATGCCGCGCGTCTGCCCTCGTTATTCATCTCCCATGGTGCACCTACGCTAGCTATCGAGCAATCAGCGACCACTAGCGCCTTAGCCCGTATTGGCTATAACTTGCCCAAGCCCCGGGCAATTATTATTATGTCCGCTCATTGGCAATCCGCCAAGCTTGAGATTAGCAGTAACCCACAGCCAAAGACTTGGCATGATTTCTCAGGATTTGATCCTGAGCTTTATGAGCTGCAATATCCTGCAGTCGGTCATGCGCTACTGGCAGAGTCGCTAGCGCAGCAATTAACAGCGCATGGCATCGCCTGTAGCCTCAATCCAATGCGAGTTTGGGATCATGGGGTTTGGGCACCGCTTAGGCATTTATACCCGCAAGCCGATGTGCCTATCGTGCAGATATCATTGCCGCAGCATTATGACAGTGTCGCTTGCTACCAGTTGGGGGCACAGCTTGCCAAACTCAGAGAGCAGCAAATCCTTATCATAGGCTCAGGTAATATTACCCATAATATGCAAGCGATGAGGTGGCAGGCTGATAGTATCGATGAGCGTGCCAAAGACTTTAAGCTGTGGTTATTACAGCAGCTCAAAACCGACATCCCTAGCGCTTTAGATTGGCAGCAATATCCTGATCATAAAAATATCCATCCCAGCGCTGAGCACTTGCTACCGCTATTCTTTGCATTAGGCGCAGGACAGCGGGTTTCAGTCGTTCATCAAAGTATGGCGCATCATAGCTTGGGGATGGATATCTATCGTTTTGATTAG
- the rlmH gene encoding 23S rRNA (pseudouridine(1915)-N(3))-methyltransferase RlmH: protein MKVRILTVGQKMPKWVQTGFDEYYKRIQPMLTTEIVELAAAKRAKNPSDTNLAQYREQEGQAILATHANASREQLWVLDVKGKMLSTEDLANKLAAAMQQGDDIALVIGGADGVSPEVLATADSKWSLSALTLPHPLVRVVLMEQLYRAMSINNNHPYHRGN from the coding sequence ATGAAAGTACGGATTTTAACCGTCGGACAAAAAATGCCCAAATGGGTTCAAACAGGGTTTGATGAATACTATAAACGTATTCAGCCTATGCTAACGACAGAGATTGTTGAGCTGGCGGCCGCTAAACGTGCCAAGAACCCTTCTGATACTAATTTGGCTCAGTACCGTGAACAAGAAGGACAAGCCATATTAGCGACTCATGCCAATGCCAGCCGCGAGCAGCTGTGGGTACTGGATGTCAAAGGCAAAATGCTCTCAACAGAGGACTTGGCAAATAAGTTAGCAGCCGCTATGCAACAAGGTGACGATATTGCCTTGGTTATTGGCGGTGCTGACGGGGTTTCCCCAGAAGTGTTGGCAACAGCAGATAGTAAATGGTCGTTATCCGCGCTGACTTTGCCGCATCCGCTAGTACGGGTAGTATTAATGGAGCAGCTCTATCGGGCGATGAGCATTAATAACAATCATCCTTATCACCGCGGTAATTAG
- a CDS encoding DUF421 domain-containing protein: MDMLLFDHIDKLGRIVITAAMVYVLIVITTKASGKRSTSQLNNFDWIVTVMIGSLGASTILLKDIPFIEGGASIVTLYLLQFIVTKYSSISPSFSQLILSEPRVVFYQGQFLPEAMRAERLTQQELESAMRSEGIGSFDEVEAIIFESDATLAIIPKDSKSTGVSETLKPVVR, from the coding sequence ATGGACATGCTACTTTTCGACCATATCGATAAGCTTGGACGTATTGTCATAACAGCGGCTATGGTTTATGTTTTGATCGTGATAACCACCAAAGCCTCTGGCAAGCGCTCTACTTCACAGCTTAATAACTTTGACTGGATTGTCACGGTGATGATTGGCTCGCTTGGTGCCAGCACTATCTTATTAAAAGACATTCCTTTTATCGAAGGCGGTGCCTCTATTGTGACCTTATATTTATTACAGTTTATAGTGACTAAGTACTCCTCCATCTCACCAAGCTTCAGCCAGCTGATTCTATCTGAACCCCGTGTGGTTTTTTATCAAGGGCAGTTCCTACCCGAAGCTATGCGTGCTGAGCGTCTAACTCAACAGGAGCTTGAAAGTGCCATGCGCTCAGAAGGTATCGGTAGTTTTGATGAAGTAGAAGCCATTATATTTGAGTCTGATGCCACACTAGCTATCATCCCTAAAGATAGTAAGAGTACCGGTGTCTCTGAAACCCTAAAACCAGTGGTTCGTTAA